CAAAAACGCGCCGGAATTGACAGTGACTTTGCCGGTGCCGGTGGCAGAGCCGGTGCTACCGTTCATCGCCGACAACGTCCCGACAGACACAATGGTATTGCCGCTGTACATGCTGGAAGTGCCGGTCAATCGCAGCGAACCAGCGCCGGCTTTGGTGAACGGGCCGGTGCCTGCGATAGCGCCGCCATACGTGCTGTTGAAGCCGTTGGTGTCGAACGTGCCCCCTTTGTCGTTTAAGGTAATGCCGCGATTGGAATTTAGATTGATGCCGGCTCCCAATTGCAATGTGCCGCCGGTAAACGTAATGTTATTGGCCACCGCCGAACCCGGCACCGCGCCCAGGCTGCCCGTCGTGGCGCCTTCGGCCGAGATTTTCGTAATGCCGTCGTTCAAATAAGTGTTTCCGGTATAGCTGCTGTTGGCGCTGGTCAGCACCAAGGTTCCGGTGCCGCTTTTGGTCAGTGCGGTGGCTGTGCCCAGCGCGTTGCCATTCGTGGTGTTGTCGATAATCGCCGAGTCAATTTCGAACAGTGCGTTCGAGCCGGCGTTCGGATCGGCGTAGTCGATAATCATCAAATCGTTGCCCGAGCCGCTGCCCGGATTACCCCCTTCCAGCGTGCCGCCGGTAATGGTTCCCTTATGATTGGCATAGCTGCCGGTCACCAAAATACCGCCGGCGCCCACGGTGAGCGAATCGGAGTTGCCCATAATAATTTGATGGCTGTTGCCGCTATTGAACCGCAGGGTATTGACCGTTACAGCCCCCAGGCCCGTGATGTTGGCATTGTTGGTGCTGGTGCCGTTGACCACGTCAACATTTTGGGCCGACGTGCCCAGCGAGGTATCGTTGCTATTGGTGTAAGCCGCATACGCTGTCCCGTTGCCGCTGGTGCCCGCTGCTACAAACCAACTTTGAGTAACCGGATTATTGGGAATCAGTGATCCGCCGGGCGAATTGCCGGCCGTCGTCGTGGTATACGAGATCCACGGAACTACGCCATTGACATTAAAACCGGTCGGCAAGCGGTAGCCGCCATTGTTGGATGTATTGGCCCCTGTACTACTTGTAATAGCGTCTGTGAAGTTTACCGTCCCCCCGACCGCTCGTGTCCCCTGAGTACTGCTAGACTGAACGATGGTGCGAGCGCTCGACCCTCTCGATTCCAGGAAGCTGGTATCTCCAGCCACGGCATTCAAAGTGCCTATCGATTCCACGTAGGCATAGCTTCCGTTACTGCCGCTCAATCTTGGACCGCCAATGACCGAAATCGTACCACCGCCGGTGTACACGTTTCCGACGGGGACACTGACAGCGGTACCTTGAGTGCTGGTTGAAGCCCCCGGCATGTTAATGCTCAAAGTGCCGTTATTCACGGTCGTGTTGCTAATGGTGTTCCCGGCTGACGAAATAGTCAACGTGCCGGTCCCGTTCTTAACAATCGATCCGCTGCCGAGAATGCTGTTGTTATTGGCGGTTGCCACCGATGTAGTGCTGGTGGTGCCAAACACGGTGTTGCCAGCACCGGCAATCGTTAGCGTGTTGCCACCAAGACTAGTTGTGATTCCCGTCTCGCCAGTCCCCGTAAAATCAACAATGGTAAGCGTCCGCCCGCTAGCCACGTTCCAAGTTTGACTGGCAGTTAGCACCAGCAGGTCATTGAGCGTCAGATTTTGCGTGGCCGCCGACATGTCGATGCCTGAGGCCCCTAAATCCAACGTGTTGGTGTCGTCGGAGGTGCCGCCGATGGTGACCGCTGCGGTGGGATTTACAACGACGATTCCCAACCAGCTAGTGGTGGTCGGGGGCGTGCCGTTCAAAATGAACGAACCGCCCGCGCTGAGGCTATCCCACTGAGCAATATCAGTAGCGGTGGGCGCGTTTGCAGCCGGCGCACCCAGAGTGAGATCATACCAATTGGCAGCCTGGCTTAAATCGGCGCCGCCGCTGTTTTCGAATACGTCGGCGCGGGCCAGAGCGCTCAAAAGCGTGAACGAGAGTGCAATGCCCACGGTCCCCATTGCCAAGAATGAAATTCCGGGTTTCGACAATTTTGTCTTACGCATGCACATACTATTTCCTCGTTATAAATTAATGGTGCCTTCGCGGAGAGTCCCCTCTGTTTTGCGGCGGAGGCCGAATGTTCCCCGTGCCACTTTTCGTCCAGTAGCAAGACGAGGAAAGATGGCGCAGCATCACCGACCCCCTCCGGTGTGCAGAATTACCAAGTACTATAACCAGGGACTCAAAATAAAGCCAGGATTTTTTCGAAATTAGACCAATTCGGGCTGAGATTTGAATTTTAAGGGAGGGCCATTGTGCATATACCCGGTTTGCAGGTTGAAAAAATCACTGAATTAAAAACCGCCAAAGGAATCCCAAAAAAAATCCTTGCGTTGCCCCCACCCTTTGGTATCATGTGTAACACTACCAGAAAGTCGGGTCCGGTGCCTCGAGATGTATTGCTGTAGTCCCCTGCAATGCGGCCGGGAGTATTGAAAGACCTGGACTGGCTATTTTTAATTATCAACCGATCTGCGAGGCAAGGCTCGTGAGACAAACAAAGATTGGCCATATTGGCCTGCTTGGATGGGGCGTGTTGTTGGCTAGTTTGGCCTTGATGTTGGCATGGCCGGCGGCCGCGTGGGCAGAATTCATTGCAGGCTTTCCGGACGCTCCTGGCGGGTCGGAGTCGCACACGAACATTGACATTACAAACTTTAGCCTATCGGTTAGCTATAACGGGTCGACGCATGTGATCAGCGCGACCAGTCTGTTCGACTATGACGCATGGATCAATGACGGTAATGAAGAACTTGATGGAACGGGCGATCTTTCGTTGCAGGTGACGATTGATCCTTCAAACGGTAATCCTCTCAACGGCACAATGTCTATAAGCGGTGATGCTTATGGCGGAAGTGCTGGGAACCTGTTGACTGGAACGATTTCGCAATTCGGGTTTGCATTACCGGCCGATGCAATGGCCGATCAGAGTTCGGAGCATTTCCAATTCATTTTCAATACGACGAGCGGAGACTTGGCATCGTACTTTCCATCGATTGCTGTGAATATGACAGCAGTGAATTTGCATTCCAACGGCGGATCGTTTACGACCAACGGGACTTTCGCGACGTCTTTTGGTAGCACTGGCTATAGTGCCCAAACGGATACCTATGCCGCGCCCACGCCCACGCCCACGCCAGAACCCGCTACACTCACGACGCTTGGATGTCTTGGGATTGTGGTATTGATCGCTAGGTATCGAATTCTTTGTGGGACGAGAATGCTTTGCTGGGGCCCTCGGGGCTAAACAGCTATGGAAGCGATGGGGCCAAATGCCACCCTTTGAATATACAGCTTGATTTACCCGTAATTGCATTTCGTCTTTATCTGTCTTTCATTCCAAACCTTCTTCTATCGGGGGCTGGGCCATGTCCTTCCGTCGGGCTGAACGTGTTTCTACATCGCTACGAAATCGGCGGCACATTTCATCATCCCGATTATCACGCGCTCGGCGTCCACTCGTTGAACCGTTGGAAGATCGTCGGTTATTAACATTGTTGGGCGTGTCTCCATCGTTCCCGATCGTGCAGTTCGATAGTACGGGCGTCGTCGATTACAACGCTTCGACGAATGTTTTTAGTATGACGGGTTCGCCGCTGTCGTTTAAGTCTAGCGCCTCCTCGCCGATCCAGCCGATTACCTCGCCGCGTAACGTATCGATTCAAATCGACGTCGATAATTCGGGGAAACTCATCAACGATGGGCAATTGGTCGATTTCACGGTGACGGGAAACATTCCGGCGAACCCGTCGCTGAGCGGCACGCTGTTGACCGGCAAGATTATCGAATTTGGCTATGCGAACACGGGTGGCGGCAACAGCGCGTTCGATTTTGTTGCCATTCCGCTTGGAGGAACGCTGTTTTCGATGTATGCCGGCCAGGATGTGGGAATTACGGAAGCCAGCGAAAGCACGACCAACAGTGTGCCTTTCACGGATTTTACGACTAACTTTCATACCGGAGCTAAGGGCACCATAGGAACAATTCCGCTTGCCACGGGAAACATCGCTGGAACGAAATATACCGACATCACGGGCGATGGTTTTTCCAGCGATGATACGCCGCTGGGGGGCGTGACAGTTAATTTGTATTATGACCTAGATCAAAGTGGCACGCTCACTGCCGGCGACGGACCAGCCATTGCCACGACTACCACTGCCGGGGATGGCACGTACAGCTTTAATAATTTGTTGCCCGGCACTTATTTTGTCCAAGAGTCTGTGCCGAGCGGCTACACACAAACCGGCGGCGGCACTTATACCGTGAATGTTACCGCTGGAAGCACATCGACGGGGAACAACTTCGACGACTTCCAGAACATCAACATTAGCGGGACGAAGTTCACCGACCTCACCGGCAATGGATTTAGCAGTGATGATACGGGCCTGGGGGGCGTGACGATCAATCTGTACAAAAATGGCGGCTCCAGCCCGGTGGCTTCCACCATGACGGCCAGCAACGGAACGTACAGCTTTACAAATTTGGGTCCGGGCTCTTATAGCGTGCAAGAAGTGGTGCCGGCCGGCTACACGCAGACCGGCGGCAATGCCGGCTACAGCATTAGCGCCACCAGCGGGACGAATTCGACGGGGAACAACTTCGATGACTTCCAGAACATCAACATTAGCGGGACGAAGTTCACCGATCTCACCGGCAACGGCTTTAGCAGCGACGACACCGGCCTGGGGGGCGTGACGATTGATTTGTTCTTGAATGGCGGCAGCACGCCGGTGGCTTCCACCATGACGGCCAGCAACGGAACGTACAGCTTTACCAACCTGGGACCGGGCACGTACAGCGTGCAGGAAGTGGTGCCGGCCGGCTGGACGCAAACCGGCGGCGTGGGAGGCTACAGCATTAGCGCGACTAGCGGCGGTAATTGCACGGGGAAGAATTTTGACGATTTCCAGAACATCAGCATTAGCGGGACAAAGTATAAGGACATTACGGGCAACGGCTTTAGCAGCGACGACACCGTCCTGGGTGGTGTGACGATCAATCTATACAAAAATGGCGGCTCCAGCCCGGTGGCTTCCACCGTGACGGCCAGCAACGGCACGTACAGCTTCACGAATTTGGGTCCGGGCACGTACAGCGTGCAGGAAGTGGTGCCGGCCGGCTACACCCAGACCGGCGGTGTGGGTGGCTACAGCATTAGCGCCACCAGCGGCGCCAGCTATACCGGCAAGAATTTCGACAATGCTCCGAATAACATTACGATCAGCGGCACCAAATACAACGACCTGACGGGCAACGGA
The DNA window shown above is from Pirellulales bacterium and carries:
- a CDS encoding autotransporter-associated beta strand repeat-containing protein codes for the protein MRKTKLSKPGISFLAMGTVGIALSFTLLSALARADVFENSGGADLSQAANWYDLTLGAPAANAPTATDIAQWDSLSAGGSFILNGTPPTTTSWLGIVVVNPTAAVTIGGTSDDTNTLDLGASGIDMSAATQNLTLNDLLVLTASQTWNVASGRTLTIVDFTGTGETGITTSLGGNTLTIAGAGNTVFGTTSTTSVATANNNSILGSGSIVKNGTGTLTISSAGNTISNTTVNNGTLSINMPGASTSTQGTAVSVPVGNVYTGGGTISVIGGPRLSGSNGSYAYVESIGTLNAVAGDTSFLESRGSSARTIVQSSSTQGTRAVGGTVNFTDAITSSTGANTSNNGGYRLPTGFNVNGVVPWISYTTTTAGNSPGGSLIPNNPVTQSWFVAAGTSGNGTAYAAYTNSNDTSLGTSAQNVDVVNGTSTNNANITGLGAVTVNTLRFNSGNSHQIIMGNSDSLTVGAGGILVTGSYANHKGTITGGTLEGGNPGSGSGNDLMIIDYADPNAGSNALFEIDSAIIDNTTNGNALGTATALTKSGTGTLVLTSANSSYTGNTYLNDGITKISAEGATTGSLGAVPGSAVANNITFTGGTLQLGAGINLNSNRGITLNDKGGTFDTNGFNSTYGGAIAGTGPFTKAGAGSLRLTGTSSMYSGNTIVSVGTLSAMNGSTGSATGTGKVTVNSGAFL